Proteins encoded together in one Equus asinus isolate D_3611 breed Donkey chromosome 12, EquAss-T2T_v2, whole genome shotgun sequence window:
- the KLHL38 gene encoding kelch-like protein 38, protein MDQDSPDGLLFKDHDFSSDLLRQLNVLRQNRILTDVSICAGAWEVPCHRNVLASSSPYFRAMFCNNFRESREAKVQLKGIDSTTLDRMVLYVYTGEVHITAENVLPLMEAASLLQYPKLFEACSSYLQGQLTPSNCLGMIRLSEILSCETLKKKAREVALTYFPEVAASADLKELCALELRDYLGDDGLCGEEEKVFEALMVWIKHDLQARKRYMQELFKQVRLQYIHPAFFHHFIANDALLQSSPSCQTILEIAKRQMFSLYSTSSAPDLQPPWHVPPRNSYQDFLILLGGRKDNQQTTRDVLLYNPQTDQWQSLAKLPTRLYKASAVTLHRSTVYVLGGMAVGVGKSVLSRNVYIFSLKFNHWRLGQPMLAARYSHRSTAHKNFIFSIGGIGEGQEVMSSMERYDSISNIWESMASMPVGVLHPAVAVKDQRLYLFGGEDIMQNPVRLIQVYHISRNTWFKMETRMIKNVCAPAVLLGERIVIVGGYTRRILAYDPQSNKFVKCADMRDRRMHHGATVMGNKLYVTGGRRLTTDCNIEDSASFDCYDPQTDTWTSQGQLPHKLFDHACLTLQCIPYTSPFP, encoded by the exons ATGGACCAGGATTCACCAGATGGGCTGCTCTTCAAAGACCACGATTTCTCCTCCGACTTGTTGAGACAGCTCAACGTCTTAAGACAAAACAGGATCCTGACTGATGTGAGCATCTGTGCTGGGGCCTGGGAGGTCCCCTGCCACCGCAACGTGCTGGCCTCTAGCAGCCCCTACTTCAGGGCCATGTTCTGCAACAACTTCCGAGAGAGCCGAGAGGCCAAAGTGCAACTGAAAGGCATCGACTCGACGACTCTGGACCGGATGGTCCTGTATGTGTACACGGGGGAGGTGCACATCACAGCAGAGAATGTTCTGCCCTTGATGGAGGCGGCCTCCTTGCTGCAGTACCCCAAGCTGTTTGAGGCCTGCTCCTCCTACCTCCAGGGCCAGCTGACCCCCAGCAACTGCCTGGGCATGATCAGACTCTCGGAAATCTTAAGTTGTGAGACCCTCAAGAAGAAAGCCAGGGAGGTGGCCCTGACCTATTTCCCAGAGGTGGCCGCATCGGCTGACCTGAAGGAGCTCTGTGCCTTGGAGCTGCGAGACTACCTCGGAGATGATGGGctgtgtggggaggaggaaaaggtgtTTGAGGCCCTTATGGTTTGGATCAAGCATGACCTCCAGGCCCGTAAACGATAcatgcaggagctgttcaagcaGGTCAGGCTTCAGTACATCCACCCGGCCTTCTTCCACCACTTCATCGCCAACGACGCCCTCCTTCAGTCCTCGCCCTCATGCCAGACCATCCTGGAGATAGCCAAGAGGCAGATGTTTTCTTTGTACAGCACCAGCAGTGCCCCAGACCTCCAACCTCCGTGGCACGTCCCCCCAAGAAACTCTTACCAAGATTTCCTCATCCTCTTGGGTGGAAGGAAGGACAACCAGCAGACCACCAGGGACGTTCTGCTATATAACCCACAGACCGACCAATGGCAGAGCCTCGCCAAACTCCCAACCCGGCTGTACAAGGCCTCAGCAGTCACCTTGCACCGCAGCACCGTCTATGTGCTGGGAGGCATGGCTGTTGGCGTAGGGAAGAGCGTGCTCAGTCGCAACGTCTACATCTTCTCCCTGAAATTCAATCATTGGAGGCTGGGGCAGCCCATGCTGGCGGCCCGCTACTCCCACAGGAGCACTGCCCATAAGAACTTCATCTTCTCCATCGGGGGCATTGGAGAAGGCCAGGAGGTCATGAGCTCCATGGAGAGATATGACAGCATCAGCAACATCTGGGAGAGTATGGCCAGCATGCCAGTGGGGGTTCTCCACCCTGCAGTCGCTGTGAAAGACCAAAGACTCTACCTTTTTGGGGGAGAGGACATCATGCAGAACCCTGTGCGTCTTATCCAG GTTTATCACATTTCCAGAAACACGTGGTTCAAGATGGAGACGAGAATGATCAAGAACGTGTGCGCCCCCGCCGTGCTGCTCGGGGAGCGGATTGTCATCGTGGGAG GTTACACAAGGAGGATTCTTGCTTACGACCCTCAGTCCAACAAATTTGTCAAGTGTGCAGACATGAGAGACCGGAGGATGCACCATGGGGCCACAGTGATGGGGAACAAGCTGTATGTGACGGGCGGGCGGCGGCTGACCACGGACTGCAACATCGAGGACTCGGCCTCCTTTGACTGCTACGACCCCCAGACGGACACCTGGACGTCCCAGGGACAGCTGCCTCACAAACTCTTTGACCATGCCTGCCTCACCCTCCAGTGCATACCCTATACTTCCCCCTTTCCATGA